A window from Rhinolophus sinicus isolate RSC01 linkage group LG01, ASM3656204v1, whole genome shotgun sequence encodes these proteins:
- the TEX55 gene encoding testis-specific expressed protein 55, protein MIKPPGEAPPESLGPESTAKPSNNSHTDRQEDNWQNLDKKEADNQSDHRTANQADGRVSSEAVPNIFGQTDHKLSERTAHRTSDETDLQPSHHDDVADHRTAYWVDQTMSEQMDNKSSHQADHVESEQTDSQMPVLYEQRTSGQRLSNQDEIASGQFVRRMSSPAESRAYKQIDSRLSTSSARRASEQTDYRIPGQAQRRTSEQIDSRLSSLIDQKTYDQLFNERLSDQTGYKTLAKTHHIVHDQASEQAEHQAADQTDSGAHQLTFEYSEYAQADHLMYNKAYDTKDPWLDYGERDQYGGRIFTSMENRNADFRIQPCKFEVSQTDLSISKVSSTTDTESGNFLQTLNSLDTKFISNFQAPEPGVSARFPSLSTNLDYIINQEKIQVTETKPDDISEYQGESSHAHNETYRRRFPSIVYQDPYQISLQYMEKHHILQIFQQITENLVYERPEDPLSFMLFQVQEMIKDRDKRETYKE, encoded by the exons ATGATAAAGCCTCCAGGTGAGGCTCCACCGGAATCCTTGGGACCTGAAAGCACAGCCAAGCCCTCAAATAACAGCCACACAGATCGCCAGGAGGACAACTGGCAGAACCTGGACAAAAAAGAGGCAGATAACCAGAGTGATCACAGAACAGCTAACCAGGCCGATGGAAGAGTGTCCAGCGAGGCTGTACCCAACATATTTGGCCAAACCGACCACAAATTATCTGAACGCACTGCGCACAGAACATCTGATGAGACTGACCTCCAACCATCCCACCATGATGATGTTGCTGATCATAGAACTGCTTACTGGGTTGACCAAACAATGTCTGAACAGATGGACAACAAGTCATCTCACCAAGCTGATCATGTAGAGTCTGAACAGACTGACAGCCAGATGCCTGTCCTATACGAACAAAGAACTTCTGGACAAAGATTGTCTAACCAGGATGAAATAGCTTCCGGGCAGTTTGTCCGCAGGATGTCCAGCCCAGCTGAGAGCAGAGCTTATAAACAGATTGACAGTAGATTGTCTACCTCCTCTGCCCGAAGAGCCTCTGAACAGACAGACTACAGAATACCTGGCCAGGCTCAACGAAGAACTTCTGAACAGATTGACAGCAGATTGTCCAGCCTGATTGACCAAAAAACTTATGATCAACTTTTCAATGAAAGATTATCTGATCAAACTGGTTACAAAACACTTGCAAAGACTCATCACATAGTGCATGACCAAGCTTCTGAACAAGCGGAACACCAGGCTGCTGACCAAACTGACAGCGGTGCCCATCAGCTTACATTTGAGTACAGTGAATATGCCCAGGCTGACCACTTAATGTACAACAAGGCTTATGACACAAAAGACCCCTGGCTTGATTATGGAGAACGTGACCAGTATGGTGGCAGAATATTTACCAGCATGGAGAACAGAAATGCTGACTTCAGAATACAACCCTGCAAATTTGAAGTTAGCCAAACAGACCTCAGCATTTCCAAGGTTTCGAGTACAACTGACACTGAAAGTGGAAACTTTCTGCAAACATTGAACTCATTGGATACCAAATTCATAAGTAATTTCCAAGCACCAGAACCAGGTGTTTCTGCAAGATTCCCTTCCTTATCAACCAACTTGGACTATATCATCAATCAAGAAAAAATTCAAGTCACAGAAACCAAGCCT GATGATATTTCAGAATACCAAGGAGAGAGTTCTCATGCACACAACGAAACTTACAGGAGACGATTCCCTTCTATAGTATATCAAGATCCTTATCAAATTTCACTACAATACATGGAGAAACACCACATTCTGCAAATATTCCAG CAGATCACTGAAAACTTAGTCTATGAAAGGCCAGAGGACCCCCTGAGTTTTATGCTGTTTCAG